A single window of Bordetella genomosp. 11 DNA harbors:
- a CDS encoding GlxA family transcriptional regulator: protein MRQIGLVLEDGFQVMGLSALSAFEMANARLGHEGYRMTFLSEKGGMVRSTMNAGIETVALGVMPDTLLVAGELLPGPVTPALKAYIVRAAREARRLAGLCTGAFVLAEAGVLDGRTATTHWAHARRLRERYPRVQVDEDRIFVQDGNIWTSAGMSAAIDLALALIEDDHGAPLAREVARRLVVYHRRPGGQSQFSALLELEPRSDRIRRALIHAKENLRNPLTVEELADAARLSPRQFSRVFREETGQSPAKAVETLRLEAARAMLEDGRHPMDIVARDTGFADRDRMRRAFIRTYGQAPTSFKRSLRLMGADAE, encoded by the coding sequence ATGCGCCAGATCGGCTTGGTCCTGGAGGATGGATTCCAGGTAATGGGGCTATCCGCGTTGTCGGCATTCGAAATGGCGAATGCGCGGCTGGGTCACGAGGGTTATCGCATGACCTTCCTGTCCGAAAAAGGCGGCATGGTGCGTTCCACCATGAACGCCGGTATCGAGACCGTCGCGCTCGGCGTCATGCCCGATACGCTGCTGGTGGCCGGAGAGCTGCTGCCGGGCCCGGTGACGCCCGCGCTAAAGGCCTATATCGTGCGCGCCGCCCGGGAAGCACGGCGGCTCGCGGGACTCTGTACGGGCGCATTCGTCCTTGCCGAGGCCGGGGTGCTGGACGGGCGCACGGCCACCACGCACTGGGCGCATGCCCGTCGCCTGCGGGAACGCTATCCGCGCGTGCAGGTCGACGAGGATCGTATCTTCGTCCAGGATGGCAACATCTGGACTTCGGCCGGCATGTCCGCGGCGATCGATCTGGCCTTGGCGCTGATCGAGGACGATCACGGCGCCCCCCTGGCACGCGAGGTGGCCCGCCGGCTGGTCGTCTATCACCGGCGTCCCGGAGGCCAATCGCAGTTTTCCGCCCTGTTGGAATTGGAGCCGCGCTCGGACCGGATCAGGCGCGCATTGATCCACGCCAAGGAAAACCTGCGCAATCCCCTGACTGTCGAAGAGCTGGCGGATGCGGCGAGGCTGTCGCCGCGCCAATTCAGCCGTGTCTTCCGCGAGGAAACGGGGCAGTCTCCCGCCAAGGCGGTCGAGACACTGCGGCTGGAGGCTGCGCGCGCCATGCTGGAAGACGGCCGTCATCCCATGGATATCGTGGCCCGCGATACCGGTTTCGCCGACCGCGACCGCATGCGGCGGGCGTTCATCAGGACATACGGACAAGCGCCAACCAGCTTCAAGCGCAGCTTGCGCCTGATGGGGGCCGACGCGGAGTGA
- a CDS encoding SRPBCC family protein codes for MTRSTFVYVTYIRTTPEKLWAALTDAEFMKQYWFGMHCESQWTPGSSWKLVSGDGMRVYDAGSIIEADPPRRLVIRWQHQERPELKAEGESLCTMELQADGAAVKLSITHTIDREHSKFIEAVSGGWPKILSNLKSLLETGSIVLPDPYPATSAGA; via the coding sequence ATGACTAGATCCACTTTTGTCTACGTGACCTACATCCGTACCACACCGGAAAAACTGTGGGCTGCGCTCACCGACGCGGAATTCATGAAGCAATACTGGTTCGGCATGCATTGCGAAAGCCAGTGGACGCCCGGATCCTCATGGAAGCTGGTTTCCGGCGATGGGATGCGGGTTTACGACGCGGGCAGCATCATCGAGGCCGACCCGCCGCGACGCCTGGTCATCCGCTGGCAACATCAGGAGCGGCCCGAACTGAAAGCGGAAGGCGAATCGCTGTGCACGATGGAGTTGCAAGCCGATGGCGCCGCGGTAAAGCTGTCCATTACCCACACCATCGACCGCGAACATTCGAAGTTCATCGAAGCCGTGTCGGGCGGTTGGCCCAAGATACTGTCCAACCTCAAGTCGCTGCTCGAAACCGGCTCCATCGTGCTGCCGGACCCTTATCCCGCCACTTCCGCCGGCGCGTGA
- a CDS encoding SDR family oxidoreductase, which yields MKLTGNTILITGGTSGIGRALAQAFHALGNKVIVAGRRKALLDEIGAAHPGIDGVELDISDPKDILHVAARLIADYPALNVLINNAGIMPFDNPAGLIDDAVSRGILDTNLLGPIRLTSALIEHLKAQPRATIIHNTSVLAYVPIATNAVYSASKAALHSYALSQRFMLRDTNVTVQEIAPPWVDTDLIKKSGDPRAMPLEAFIAETMKGLAGDQPEIFVDAIRGMRDNPGVNEHAFVHAFNQSIAENPIPV from the coding sequence ATGAAACTCACTGGCAACACTATCCTCATCACCGGCGGCACCTCCGGAATCGGCCGCGCCCTGGCGCAAGCCTTCCACGCATTGGGCAATAAAGTCATCGTGGCCGGCCGGCGCAAAGCCCTGCTCGATGAAATCGGTGCCGCCCATCCCGGAATCGACGGCGTGGAGCTGGATATTTCCGATCCGAAGGACATCCTCCACGTGGCGGCCAGACTGATCGCGGACTACCCGGCCCTGAATGTCCTGATCAACAACGCGGGCATCATGCCGTTCGACAACCCCGCCGGCCTGATCGACGACGCGGTTTCCCGCGGCATCCTCGATACCAACCTGCTGGGTCCGATCCGGCTGACGTCCGCGCTCATCGAGCACCTGAAAGCGCAGCCGCGCGCGACGATCATCCATAACACGTCAGTATTGGCGTACGTCCCCATCGCCACCAATGCGGTGTACTCGGCATCCAAGGCGGCGCTGCATTCCTACGCACTGTCCCAACGCTTCATGCTGCGGGATACCAATGTGACGGTGCAGGAAATCGCGCCGCCATGGGTCGATACCGATCTCATCAAAAAGAGCGGCGATCCGCGCGCGATGCCGCTGGAGGCCTTCATCGCCGAAACGATGAAGGGTCTGGCAGGCGACCAACCGGAAATTTTCGTCGACGCCATTCGTGGCATGCGCGACAACCCCGGTGTGAACGAACACGCGTTCGTGCATGCGTTCAACCAAAGCATCGCCGAGAACCCGATTCCGGTATGA
- a CDS encoding 3-deoxy-D-arabino-heptulosonate 7-phosphate synthase produces MSCPPSLRPALLGQVLRTVARPYRVAAMATASAETLEANPATMLAVAIDRARAAQAQGDAPDTAQQHLFVQALSRLIRDAMRAERGDPAFQAMVLRHRVAHVREYASLSAHADSDRRRVRSIVDAVAHPGKGRETAPLPAPLARLHEFASSASWTALAAAARQLTLATDTVPDARLQRGLARLLDNPALQRLQRLEALASDDLVRQHRALLDRNGPRAGSAAAVEQGRTTQQRGAAVEASAAQALHMLARRLNAAQAADAYRVVTSMCVPASIPGSADRAKTEWDAVLLRRAAPIARMPGPVAQTADGCGTASAAGNADAGAEWDVCLLVEAKASIDAAATDFPRLLRGLRLLAGADANTLYPFTTQQGVVCLRGASLRTLDADTDADADDIGTPVLYCCDVPADAAPRLLSAASRMQLLSAPASLEYASRLARNQPVDALQLAPVWQALLSSPRWHAVLHQYQTLRRARALMVHVADLAAAIDALPVDP; encoded by the coding sequence ATGTCCTGCCCTCCGTCACTCCGCCCCGCCTTGCTAGGGCAGGTGCTGCGCACCGTTGCCCGGCCTTACCGTGTGGCCGCGATGGCCACGGCTTCGGCGGAGACCCTGGAAGCCAATCCGGCGACGATGCTGGCGGTGGCGATCGATCGCGCCCGCGCGGCCCAGGCTCAAGGTGACGCGCCGGATACGGCGCAGCAACACCTTTTCGTGCAAGCGCTGTCACGCCTGATCCGCGATGCCATGCGCGCGGAGCGCGGCGACCCGGCCTTTCAAGCCATGGTGCTCCGCCACCGCGTTGCGCACGTGCGCGAATACGCATCGCTGTCGGCCCACGCCGACAGCGATCGCCGGCGGGTACGCTCCATCGTCGACGCCGTCGCCCATCCGGGAAAAGGACGAGAGACAGCCCCGCTGCCCGCGCCACTGGCGCGCCTGCACGAGTTCGCGTCTTCGGCATCATGGACAGCGCTGGCCGCCGCTGCCCGGCAACTGACGCTCGCGACCGACACCGTGCCGGATGCCCGCCTGCAACGCGGCTTGGCCAGGCTGCTCGACAATCCGGCGCTGCAACGCTTGCAGCGCCTCGAAGCGCTGGCATCGGACGACCTGGTGCGCCAGCATCGGGCGCTACTGGACCGCAACGGTCCGCGCGCGGGCAGCGCCGCGGCCGTCGAACAGGGCCGAACCACGCAACAGCGCGGCGCGGCGGTCGAGGCATCGGCCGCGCAAGCGCTACATATGCTGGCCCGGCGCCTTAACGCGGCACAAGCCGCAGACGCCTACCGGGTCGTCACGTCCATGTGCGTGCCGGCATCGATTCCGGGCAGCGCCGATCGCGCCAAGACGGAATGGGACGCCGTGCTGCTGCGGCGCGCGGCGCCTATCGCGCGGATGCCTGGACCCGTCGCGCAGACCGCCGACGGTTGCGGCACGGCATCCGCCGCCGGCAACGCCGATGCTGGGGCAGAATGGGACGTATGCCTGCTGGTAGAGGCGAAGGCGTCCATCGACGCCGCAGCCACGGACTTTCCCCGCCTGTTGCGCGGCCTGCGCCTGCTGGCCGGGGCCGATGCCAACACCCTGTATCCCTTCACGACGCAACAAGGCGTCGTGTGCCTGCGCGGCGCCTCGCTGCGAACGCTCGATGCGGACACGGATGCGGATGCGGACGATATCGGCACGCCGGTGCTCTATTGCTGTGACGTACCCGCGGATGCGGCGCCACGGCTGCTCAGCGCCGCCAGCCGCATGCAACTGCTGTCCGCGCCGGCGAGTCTGGAGTACGCCAGCCGGCTGGCACGGAACCAGCCGGTGGACGCACTGCAACTGGCGCCGGTCTGGCAGGCATTGCTGAGCTCGCCCCGGTGGCACGCCGTGCTGCACCAGTACCAGACTCTGCGCCGCGCCCGCGCATTGATGGTCCATGTCGCGGATCTGGCAGCGGCGATCGACGCACTGCCCGTGGATCCCTAG
- a CDS encoding alpha/beta fold hydrolase, with amino-acid sequence MALDNLARRRMLKQACAALAACATTPVAWAGQTGDSARPRMIRSAASDGVALAVFEAGNRAGPPIVFVHGFSQSHESWDRQWHDPLLLRDFHLVAYDLRGHGQSDKPLVPEAYRDPRRWADDLHTVIHATCRAKPSVVAWSYGGRVINDYLGVYGDGELHAINYVAATSTGDRATLGRSYALLIDMLSDDPATAQRGTEAFLRACFEHQPSAAAMAEMVRFNNETPVAVRKLLGGRPAQYDDVLQQVRIPVLVTHGEQDQISAVAMSRHTASKIAQARLSLYQGVGHATFYEDAPRFNGELVSLARE; translated from the coding sequence ATGGCACTGGACAATCTGGCGCGCCGCCGCATGCTGAAGCAAGCCTGCGCCGCGCTGGCGGCGTGCGCGACCACGCCCGTCGCATGGGCGGGGCAGACAGGCGATAGCGCGCGACCGCGCATGATTCGCTCCGCGGCCAGCGACGGTGTCGCCCTTGCCGTGTTCGAGGCCGGCAATCGCGCCGGCCCGCCCATCGTATTCGTCCATGGATTCTCGCAAAGCCACGAAAGCTGGGACAGGCAATGGCATGATCCCCTATTGCTTCGCGATTTCCATCTCGTGGCGTATGACCTGCGCGGCCATGGGCAGTCGGATAAGCCGCTGGTACCGGAAGCCTACCGCGATCCGCGAAGATGGGCGGACGATCTGCATACCGTGATCCATGCAACATGCCGTGCCAAGCCATCGGTGGTGGCATGGTCCTATGGAGGACGGGTCATCAACGACTACCTGGGCGTCTACGGCGACGGAGAACTGCACGCGATCAACTACGTGGCGGCGACTTCCACCGGCGACCGCGCCACGCTGGGACGTTCCTATGCGCTGCTCATCGACATGCTGTCGGATGACCCCGCCACCGCGCAACGCGGCACGGAAGCCTTCCTGCGCGCGTGTTTCGAACATCAGCCCTCGGCGGCCGCGATGGCCGAGATGGTGCGCTTCAACAATGAGACGCCGGTTGCCGTGCGTAAGCTGCTGGGCGGCCGTCCGGCGCAATACGATGATGTCCTGCAGCAGGTCCGGATCCCTGTCCTGGTCACTCACGGCGAGCAGGACCAGATCTCCGCGGTTGCAATGAGCCGGCATACCGCCTCGAAAATCGCGCAGGCGCGGCTTTCGCTGTACCAGGGAGTGGGCCATGCCACTTTCTACGAGGATGCACCGCGCTTCAACGGCGAACTGGTCTCACTCGCGCGCGAGTAG
- a CDS encoding ArsR/SmtB family transcription factor — translation MAERRDTDLLFKALADPSRRKLLDLLHAHDGRTLGELCEHLDMTRQGATQHLAVLEAANLVATVRRGREKLHFLNPVPLQEIYERWIAKFEKPRLKALSNLKQRLEKTDD, via the coding sequence ATGGCGGAACGCCGCGATACCGACCTGCTGTTCAAGGCCCTGGCCGATCCCAGCCGCCGCAAGCTGCTGGACCTGCTGCACGCGCACGATGGCCGCACGCTGGGGGAACTATGTGAACACCTGGACATGACCCGCCAGGGCGCGACCCAGCATCTGGCCGTGCTCGAGGCAGCCAATCTGGTCGCCACCGTACGGCGCGGCCGCGAAAAACTGCACTTCCTCAACCCCGTACCGCTACAGGAAATCTACGAACGCTGGATAGCCAAGTTCGAGAAGCCGCGCCTGAAGGCGCTTTCAAACCTGAAACAACGCCTGGAGAAAACCGATGACTAG
- a CDS encoding LysR family transcriptional regulator, translating to MREISLDRLRTLVAIADHGSFAAAARLLHLAPPTVSLHIAELERRIGTALLSRRRGNVRPSAAGEMLVERARRLLSEVESTLDDVSRQVQGLAGRVRLGASTGAIAHLLPQAVERLRKHHPDIEVQIAVLTSQETLARLAQGKLDVGLVALPQAPVAGLSIRPWRRDPVMAFLPSAWRAPARVTPAWLALRPLILNDASTRLSRLTSEWFAVGGYRPAPRIELNYNDAIKSLVAAGYGAALLPHEAGAQQPDTRVALRPLRPALWRELGIAHRAGPAERATQHVLDALWELKGRGEG from the coding sequence ATGCGCGAGATCAGCCTGGACCGCCTGCGCACGCTCGTGGCGATTGCCGACCACGGGTCCTTTGCCGCCGCCGCGCGGCTGCTGCACCTGGCGCCCCCCACGGTCAGCCTGCATATCGCCGAGCTCGAGCGCCGTATCGGCACCGCTTTGCTGTCCCGCCGGCGGGGCAACGTGCGGCCATCGGCGGCGGGGGAAATGCTGGTGGAACGGGCGCGCCGGCTGCTGTCCGAAGTCGAATCCACGCTGGACGACGTCAGCCGTCAAGTGCAAGGGCTGGCCGGACGCGTTCGGCTGGGCGCCTCCACTGGCGCCATCGCCCATCTATTGCCGCAGGCGGTGGAACGGCTGCGCAAGCACCATCCGGATATCGAAGTGCAGATCGCCGTGCTTACATCGCAGGAAACGCTGGCGCGCCTCGCGCAGGGCAAGCTGGACGTGGGCCTGGTCGCCCTGCCCCAGGCGCCGGTCGCCGGCCTGTCCATCCGGCCGTGGCGGCGCGATCCGGTGATGGCATTCCTGCCCTCCGCCTGGCGTGCCCCGGCCCGCGTCACGCCAGCGTGGCTCGCGCTACGGCCGCTGATTCTCAACGACGCCAGCACCCGCCTGTCGCGGCTGACATCCGAATGGTTCGCGGTGGGTGGCTACCGGCCGGCGCCGCGCATCGAGCTGAACTACAACGACGCCATCAAAAGCCTCGTCGCGGCGGGCTATGGTGCCGCGCTGCTGCCGCACGAGGCAGGCGCGCAGCAGCCGGATACGCGTGTCGCCCTGCGCCCGCTGCGTCCCGCCCTCTGGCGCGAACTTGGTATCGCCCATCGCGCCGGGCCCGCCGAACGCGCGACGCAACATGTACTGGACGCGTTGTGGGAGTTGAAAGGACGAGGCGAAGGCTGA
- a CDS encoding MFS transporter → MSNGLVLLFAAASGLSVANVYYAQPLLDALSSDFGISHAAVGGVITATQLGCALALLLLVPLGDRLDRRWLMAVQLSGLVCALCLVGLASATPVLLAGMLAVGLLGTAMTQGLIAYAASAAGHGEQGRVVGAAQSGVFVGLLLARVFAGAVSDLTGWRGVYFCSAVLMLALAVPLWRRLPVLAVAPDVPGYGSLIASMFTLLRKERVLQIRGVLALLMFAAFNIFWSALVLPLSTPPWSFSHTTIGAFGLVGAVGALAAARAGRWADRGLGQRVSGMALAVLLLAWWPLSQVDRSLWALLVGIVLLDLGGQALHVTNQSMILRAGPRAHGRLIGLYMLFYAVGSGLGAIGTTVTYAHAGWPGVCALGAAVSLSALLFWAASRRAMPVDSR, encoded by the coding sequence ATGTCGAACGGCCTTGTGCTGCTGTTCGCGGCGGCCAGCGGCCTGAGCGTGGCAAACGTCTACTATGCGCAGCCGTTGCTGGACGCGCTGTCTTCGGACTTCGGCATAAGCCATGCGGCAGTCGGGGGCGTGATCACCGCCACGCAGTTGGGCTGCGCCTTGGCCTTGCTGCTGCTGGTGCCGCTGGGAGATCGCCTGGATCGTCGCTGGCTCATGGCCGTGCAGCTATCGGGCCTGGTCTGCGCGCTTTGCCTCGTAGGGCTGGCGTCCGCCACCCCGGTACTGCTGGCCGGGATGCTGGCCGTCGGCCTGCTGGGTACCGCGATGACCCAGGGCCTGATCGCCTATGCCGCCAGTGCCGCAGGCCACGGGGAACAGGGCCGGGTGGTCGGGGCAGCGCAGAGCGGCGTGTTCGTCGGCCTACTGCTTGCCCGTGTATTTGCCGGGGCGGTGAGCGACCTGACGGGTTGGCGCGGCGTCTACTTCTGCTCGGCGGTATTGATGCTGGCGCTGGCCGTTCCGCTATGGCGGCGCCTGCCGGTGCTGGCGGTCGCGCCTGATGTGCCGGGATATGGAAGTTTGATCGCTTCGATGTTTACCTTGCTGCGCAAGGAGAGGGTGCTGCAGATCCGCGGCGTGCTGGCTTTGCTGATGTTCGCGGCTTTCAATATCTTCTGGAGCGCGCTGGTATTGCCCTTGAGCACGCCGCCATGGAGCTTTTCGCACACGACCATCGGCGCTTTCGGCCTGGTGGGCGCCGTCGGCGCGCTGGCCGCCGCGCGCGCGGGACGCTGGGCCGATCGGGGCCTGGGCCAGCGTGTCAGCGGGATGGCCCTGGCCGTTCTGCTGCTTGCCTGGTGGCCGCTTTCGCAAGTGGACCGGTCGTTGTGGGCGCTTCTGGTCGGAATCGTATTGCTCGACCTCGGCGGCCAGGCCTTGCACGTGACGAACCAGAGCATGATCCTGCGCGCGGGTCCGCGGGCCCATGGCCGGTTGATCGGGCTGTACATGCTTTTCTATGCGGTGGGCAGCGGCTTGGGGGCAATAGGCACGACGGTCACCTATGCCCATGCCGGCTGGCCGGGGGTATGTGCCTTGGGCGCCGCGGTGAGCCTGTCTGCCTTGCTGTTCTGGGCGGCGTCGCGTCGCGCGATGCCCGTGGATAGCCGGTGA
- the argC gene encoding N-acetyl-gamma-glutamyl-phosphate reductase: MNLPTVFIDGDQGTTGLQIHDRLRDRGDLRLITLPAAERKDARQRAQAINDCDIAILCLPDAAAREAVAFIENPNVRVIDASSAHRTQPDWVYGFPEMAAGQARRIAEAVRVTNPGCYPTGAIALLRPLVQAGLLPRDYPVAVSAISGYSGGGRAAIEAHEAGASPSVAPSQVYGLALEHKHTPEMQLHADLEHRPFFVPAYGAYRQGIVLTVPIELRLLPAGVDGERLHACLASRYSGEAHVQVMPLAQAEATTHLDPLALNGTNDLRLAVFVNARRGQVLLAAVFDNLGKGASGAAVQNLDLMLGGA; this comes from the coding sequence ATGAATCTTCCAACCGTATTCATCGACGGCGACCAGGGCACGACCGGGTTGCAGATCCACGACCGCCTGCGGGACCGCGGCGACCTGCGGCTGATCACCTTGCCCGCGGCGGAACGCAAGGATGCCCGGCAGCGCGCGCAAGCGATCAACGATTGCGACATCGCGATCCTGTGCCTGCCTGACGCGGCCGCGCGCGAGGCGGTGGCCTTTATCGAGAATCCGAACGTGCGGGTCATCGACGCGAGCTCGGCGCACCGTACTCAGCCCGACTGGGTCTATGGATTTCCGGAGATGGCTGCGGGACAGGCGCGGCGCATCGCCGAGGCGGTACGTGTCACCAATCCGGGCTGCTATCCGACCGGGGCGATCGCCCTGCTGCGGCCGTTGGTGCAGGCCGGCCTGTTGCCCCGCGACTATCCGGTGGCCGTTTCGGCGATCTCCGGATACTCGGGCGGGGGAAGGGCGGCGATCGAGGCCCACGAGGCAGGCGCATCGCCGTCCGTGGCGCCTTCCCAGGTGTATGGACTGGCACTGGAGCACAAGCACACGCCAGAGATGCAACTGCATGCGGATCTGGAGCACCGGCCCTTCTTCGTGCCGGCCTATGGCGCGTATCGGCAGGGGATCGTGCTGACGGTACCCATCGAGTTGCGCCTGCTGCCGGCCGGCGTCGACGGCGAACGATTGCACGCCTGCCTGGCGAGCCGGTATTCCGGCGAGGCCCATGTCCAGGTGATGCCGCTGGCGCAGGCCGAAGCGACGACGCATCTCGATCCGCTGGCATTGAATGGAACCAACGACCTCAGGTTGGCCGTGTTCGTCAACGCCCGGCGCGGGCAGGTGCTGCTGGCCGCCGTCTTCGACAACCTGGGCAAGGGCGCATCCGGTGCCGCCGTGCAAAACCTGGATCTGATGCTGGGCGGCGCATGA
- a CDS encoding MFS transporter — protein sequence MKAATETLAPAWFLALGTFAIGTEGFMIAPLLSTMAADFYMSVPEVALLVIVFTLTMSLSSPISTVLSARLKRRDTLLFAMAMFAAGNLVAAWSPHFGVLMGARVLMAVASGLYVPNANALAGVIVSPHKRGRALAIVSGGMTLAIALGLPLGAVVGHAFGWRATFLAVGVMSLTAMAGIRLGVARDAGAAIPVATLAQRAAVVRQPAVLRLLAVSLFWSIGAYAAYPYIAPYLTHVLGFEAAGINATVSLWGLAAALGVTAGGTLNDRYGSRRVARASLLVLALSFWLLALAAVLAPNAALIPVLVGVVLWGFTVWAFFPAQMARLIAAGDASQASVALALNTSTMYLGFSIGSAVGAAILDRGVIAAIGVFAGAAEFLALALDRRAGAAAHTPRPLADVP from the coding sequence ATGAAAGCCGCCACGGAAACACTGGCCCCAGCCTGGTTCCTGGCGCTGGGTACCTTCGCCATCGGGACCGAAGGGTTCATGATCGCGCCGCTGTTATCCACCATGGCGGCGGATTTCTACATGAGCGTCCCGGAAGTGGCGTTGCTGGTCATCGTCTTTACGCTGACGATGTCCCTCAGTTCGCCGATTTCCACGGTGCTGAGCGCCCGCCTGAAGCGCCGCGATACCCTGCTCTTCGCCATGGCGATGTTCGCCGCGGGCAACCTGGTGGCGGCATGGTCGCCGCATTTCGGCGTACTGATGGGCGCGCGCGTCCTGATGGCGGTGGCCTCCGGCCTTTACGTGCCCAACGCGAATGCACTCGCCGGGGTCATCGTCTCGCCGCACAAGCGTGGGCGAGCGCTGGCGATCGTCAGCGGCGGCATGACACTGGCCATCGCCCTGGGCTTGCCCCTGGGCGCGGTGGTGGGCCATGCCTTCGGGTGGCGCGCGACCTTCCTGGCTGTCGGGGTCATGAGCCTGACGGCCATGGCCGGCATCCGCCTGGGCGTCGCGCGGGACGCCGGCGCCGCGATCCCGGTCGCGACGCTGGCGCAGCGAGCGGCCGTCGTTCGACAACCGGCCGTGCTGCGCCTGCTCGCCGTCAGCCTGTTCTGGTCCATCGGCGCCTACGCTGCCTACCCTTATATCGCGCCTTATCTAACGCATGTCCTGGGATTCGAAGCGGCCGGCATTAATGCGACCGTCTCGCTGTGGGGGCTGGCCGCCGCGCTCGGCGTCACGGCGGGCGGCACGCTGAACGACCGCTACGGCTCCAGGCGCGTGGCGCGCGCGTCGCTCCTCGTGCTCGCCCTTTCGTTCTGGCTGCTCGCGCTCGCAGCCGTGCTCGCGCCGAACGCGGCGCTCATTCCGGTACTGGTTGGCGTGGTGCTATGGGGCTTCACGGTCTGGGCTTTCTTCCCGGCCCAGATGGCACGCCTGATCGCCGCCGGAGATGCCTCGCAGGCATCGGTTGCCTTGGCCTTGAACACGTCGACGATGTATCTGGGATTCTCCATCGGCAGCGCCGTGGGAGCGGCCATCCTGGACCGCGGCGTCATCGCGGCGATAGGCGTATTCGCCGGCGCGGCGGAATTCTTGGCACTGGCCTTGGACCGCAGGGCCGGGGCCGCCGCCCATACCCCGCGGCCTTTGGCGGACGTCCCGTAG
- a CDS encoding AraC family transcriptional regulator — translation MSVCGDEQNRQARPRDEQQRMAALVRALAPDEGYNLTALPDVRILRSDRPLSRVPVLYDPGIVIVCQGRKRGFFGGEVYLYDEQHYLAVSVPVPFTMESEGTPQRPLLAIYMHLDFRLAAELTMQIDQQRTPAPEEVPRSMMSSRMDAPLRVSVMRFLDAMNRPLDAAILGPALVRELYFRVLTGAQGKAMRSALAMQGQFGKIGKALRRIHSAYAQPLDLGQLAHEAGMSVPTFHSHFKIITRTSPMQYVKSTRLHQARLLMVRQGMTAEAASHAVGYASPSQFNREFKRLFGLTPAAETKRMREGFAMPPEPARSDYVSSH, via the coding sequence ATGAGCGTGTGCGGAGATGAACAAAATCGCCAGGCCCGGCCGCGCGACGAGCAGCAGCGCATGGCCGCCTTGGTGCGCGCCTTGGCGCCCGACGAGGGATACAACCTGACGGCGCTGCCCGATGTGCGCATCCTGCGTTCGGATCGTCCCCTGTCGCGCGTCCCCGTCCTGTACGACCCTGGCATCGTCATCGTTTGCCAGGGACGCAAGCGGGGCTTCTTCGGCGGCGAGGTCTACCTGTACGACGAACAGCACTATCTGGCGGTGTCCGTGCCGGTGCCGTTTACGATGGAATCCGAGGGGACGCCGCAGCGGCCCCTGCTGGCCATCTACATGCATCTGGACTTCCGCCTTGCCGCCGAGTTGACGATGCAGATCGATCAGCAGCGGACGCCGGCGCCCGAAGAGGTTCCCCGGAGCATGATGTCCAGTCGCATGGACGCGCCGTTGCGGGTCTCGGTGATGCGCTTTCTGGACGCGATGAATCGGCCGCTCGACGCCGCGATCCTGGGGCCCGCCCTGGTGCGGGAACTGTACTTTCGCGTCCTGACAGGCGCGCAGGGCAAGGCGATGCGCTCCGCCTTGGCCATGCAGGGCCAGTTCGGGAAAATCGGCAAGGCGCTGCGTCGTATCCACAGCGCCTATGCGCAGCCGCTGGACCTTGGGCAACTGGCCCATGAGGCGGGCATGAGCGTGCCCACCTTCCACAGTCACTTCAAGATCATCACGCGCACGTCGCCCATGCAGTATGTGAAGTCCACCCGCCTGCACCAGGCACGTTTGTTGATGGTGCGCCAGGGAATGACCGCGGAGGCCGCCAGCCATGCCGTCGGATACGCGAGCCCTTCACAGTTCAATCGGGAGTTCAAGCGGCTCTTCGGGCTGACCCCCGCCGCCGAAACGAAGCGGATGCGGGAAGGGTTCGCCATGCCGCCGGAACCCGCCCGGTCGGATTATGTCTCGTCGCATTGA